In a genomic window of Streptomyces sp. NBC_01231:
- the istB gene encoding IS21-like element helper ATPase IstB, with amino-acid sequence MSVMTTALRDSLKVLRLSGMLETLDARLTQAQKGELGHLDFLQVLCQDEITRRESVALERRLRKAKFEQQATLEGFDFSASPKLPAAQIRDLAALRWLHSGESVILFGPVGVGKTHVAQALGHQAVRQGANVRFTKTSRILAELAGGHADRTWDKRIRELIRPDLLILDDFAMRQLSASQADDLYELVSERQGRSLIITSNRAPSDWYPLFPNPVVAESLLDRLINSSHQVIMNGPSYRPNKRPKGPAQPPTK; translated from the coding sequence ATGAGCGTGATGACCACCGCCCTGCGCGACTCTCTCAAGGTTCTGCGGCTGTCCGGGATGCTCGAAACCCTCGACGCCCGCCTCACCCAGGCCCAGAAGGGGGAACTCGGACACCTCGACTTCCTCCAGGTCCTCTGCCAGGACGAGATCACCCGCCGCGAGAGCGTCGCGCTCGAACGCCGCCTTCGCAAGGCCAAGTTCGAGCAGCAGGCCACCCTGGAGGGCTTCGACTTCAGCGCCTCCCCGAAGCTGCCCGCCGCCCAGATCCGCGACCTCGCGGCCCTGCGCTGGCTCCACTCCGGCGAGTCCGTGATTCTGTTCGGGCCCGTCGGCGTCGGGAAGACACACGTCGCCCAGGCCCTCGGCCACCAGGCCGTCCGCCAGGGCGCCAACGTCCGCTTCACCAAGACCAGCCGCATCCTCGCCGAGCTCGCCGGCGGCCACGCGGACCGCACCTGGGACAAGCGCATTCGCGAGCTCATCCGCCCCGACCTGCTCATCCTCGACGACTTCGCCATGCGCCAGCTGTCCGCATCCCAGGCCGATGACCTCTACGAACTCGTCTCCGAGCGGCAGGGCAGGTCCCTGATCATCACCAGCAACAGGGCGCCCAGCGACTGGTATCCCCTTTTCCCCAACCCGGTCGTCGCCGAGTCCCTCCTTGACCGACTGATCAACTCCAGTCACCAGGTCATCATGAACGGCCCCAGCTACCGGCCCAACAAGCGGCCGAAGGGACCCGCCCAGCCTCCGACCAAGTAA
- the istA gene encoding IS21 family transposase, with amino-acid sequence MVDIVEIYVHWSAGRSKSQVSASLGVDRKTVRKYLAPAEAAGITPGGPPMSEADWAKLLKSWFPELASRRLNQVRWAEIEPHREYVKSLLETTTVTTIHQRLRDEGKLKVSLSTFRRWVHENLPDEAARSKVTVLREDAEPGSEAQIDYGFLGQWINPATGKRHRIWAFVMVLPASRHMFVRPVAHMDQHAWKLAHTEAFRFFGGVPRRLVPDNLKTGVDKPDLYDPQINKSYAELATYYGTLVDPARASKPKDKPRVERPMPYVRDSFWSGRTFTSLEHMQAEALLWARNVAGQRQCRPLDGAKPLSVFEAVEAETLLPLPSEPFVLARWSKATVGPDIHIKVGRTLYSVPWKLIGRRVDVRSTAVTVQVFHEGELVKTHTALEQGKRTDKNDYPPEKIAFQMRTPIWCRGQASQVGDACREVIDQLLEVNALYRLRAAQGVLGLRKKYGDTRLEAACRKAIAVGDPSYRTVKGILVAGTETDPEPETGDAGAAAFLHGPEGLFAATVPSQIPGSVHDDQGHDDTEEAAR; translated from the coding sequence GTGGTCGACATTGTCGAGATCTACGTGCACTGGTCCGCGGGCCGGTCCAAGAGTCAGGTGTCCGCCTCGTTGGGGGTGGACCGCAAGACAGTCAGGAAGTACCTGGCGCCGGCGGAGGCGGCCGGGATCACCCCGGGCGGGCCGCCCATGAGCGAGGCGGACTGGGCCAAGTTGCTCAAGAGCTGGTTCCCGGAGCTGGCCAGCCGGAGGCTGAACCAGGTGCGGTGGGCAGAGATCGAGCCGCACCGCGAGTACGTCAAGAGCCTGCTGGAGACGACGACGGTCACCACGATCCACCAACGGCTGCGGGACGAGGGCAAGTTGAAGGTGTCGCTGTCGACGTTCCGCCGCTGGGTCCACGAGAACCTCCCCGACGAAGCGGCCCGTTCCAAGGTCACGGTGCTGCGGGAGGACGCCGAGCCCGGCTCGGAGGCCCAGATCGACTACGGCTTCCTGGGACAGTGGATCAACCCGGCCACCGGGAAACGGCACCGGATCTGGGCGTTCGTGATGGTGCTGCCCGCCTCGCGGCACATGTTCGTCCGCCCAGTGGCGCACATGGACCAACACGCCTGGAAGCTCGCGCACACGGAAGCCTTCCGCTTCTTCGGCGGTGTCCCACGGCGTCTGGTGCCGGACAACCTGAAGACCGGGGTGGACAAGCCAGACCTCTACGACCCGCAGATCAACAAGTCGTACGCCGAACTCGCCACCTACTACGGCACGTTGGTGGACCCGGCTCGAGCTTCGAAGCCGAAGGACAAACCGCGGGTCGAGCGGCCCATGCCCTATGTCCGTGACTCGTTCTGGAGCGGGCGGACGTTCACCTCCCTGGAGCACATGCAGGCCGAGGCCCTGCTCTGGGCGAGGAATGTCGCAGGTCAGCGGCAGTGCCGCCCACTGGACGGCGCGAAGCCACTGTCGGTGTTCGAGGCGGTGGAGGCCGAGACCCTGCTTCCGCTGCCGTCCGAGCCGTTCGTGCTGGCCAGATGGTCGAAGGCGACGGTCGGCCCGGACATCCACATCAAGGTCGGCCGCACCCTCTACTCGGTGCCCTGGAAGCTGATCGGCCGCCGCGTCGATGTCCGCTCCACCGCTGTCACGGTGCAGGTCTTCCACGAAGGCGAGCTGGTCAAGACCCACACCGCCCTGGAGCAGGGCAAACGCACCGACAAGAACGACTACCCACCCGAGAAGATCGCCTTCCAGATGCGCACCCCGATCTGGTGCCGTGGCCAAGCCTCCCAGGTCGGGGACGCCTGCCGGGAGGTGATCGACCAGCTCCTGGAGGTCAACGCCCTCTACCGGCTCCGGGCCGCCCAGGGGGTGCTCGGTCTGCGGAAGAAGTACGGCGACACACGCTTGGAGGCCGCCTGCCGCAAGGCGATCGCGGTCGGCGACCCGTCCTACCGCACCGTCAAGGGCATCCTGGTCGCCGGCACCGAGACCGACCCGGAGCCCGAGACCGGCGACGCCGGGGCGGCGGCCTTCCTGCACGGACCCGAGGGCCTGTTCGCGGCCACCGTCCCCAGCCAGATCCCCGGCAGCGTCCACGACGACCAGGGCCACGATGACACCGAGGAGGCCGCCCGATGA
- a CDS encoding GFA family protein: MCSCEHCTRLSGSPAMAWVGFHRDALKWMGPAGEPTYFSTWPTLHRGSCQRCRTQLTSVADGLDMIMVTIFSLTRSAELAVAGQDVGDRGVVL, encoded by the coding sequence TTGTGCTCGTGCGAGCACTGCACGCGGCTGTCCGGTTCGCCGGCGATGGCATGGGTCGGGTTCCACAGGGACGCCCTGAAGTGGATGGGTCCTGCAGGAGAGCCAACTTACTTCTCCACTTGGCCGACGCTTCACCGAGGATCCTGCCAGCGCTGCCGCACACAGCTCACCTCCGTCGCCGACGGCTTGGACATGATCATGGTGACGATCTTCAGCCTCACCCGCAGCGCCGAACTAGCTGTTGCGGGCCAGGACGTTGGTGACAGGGGAGTCGTTCTCTGA
- a CDS encoding helix-turn-helix transcriptional regulator yields the protein MSPLSPETFDELCPSSMLPIRMQNKWAPLIMRLLGEGAQPFSELRRALPRTSPKELTRALRSLDRDGFVTRDADTDFAGYRLTPLGQSLLTVLLNVYAWTAEHWDEIVDARERADHSENDSPVTNVLARNS from the coding sequence ATGAGCCCGCTCTCACCTGAGACGTTTGACGAACTTTGTCCCTCTTCGATGCTGCCGATTCGGATGCAGAACAAGTGGGCACCCTTGATCATGCGCCTGCTCGGCGAGGGGGCTCAGCCGTTCAGCGAGCTGCGCAGGGCGCTGCCAAGGACGAGCCCGAAGGAGCTCACCCGAGCACTGCGGTCACTCGACCGCGACGGATTTGTCACCCGCGACGCCGACACGGACTTCGCTGGCTACCGCCTCACCCCACTCGGGCAAAGCCTCCTCACCGTCCTCCTGAACGTCTACGCGTGGACTGCCGAGCACTGGGATGAAATCGTCGACGCCCGCGAGCGCGCAGACCATTCAGAGAACGACTCCCCTGTCACCAACGTCCTGGCCCGCAACAGCTAG
- a CDS encoding NAD(P)H-binding protein — protein MMTMVIFGAGGKTGSSTVAEAASRGHRVTPLRSADADITDPQAVARAASGHAVAIAAVAPAGADPEDFFRAAAHGLVAGLQEAGVTRLVWVSIASLLPDASGVQPVDTDSFPAEYRPFSLGHRTALRTFKASGLQWTAVSPAGDFAPHGAPAVGYALTEVGDLTSRITHADHARALVDVAEQSRLRGVHLGVSSQSPGAAGSIAGRADRR, from the coding sequence ATGATGACGATGGTGATCTTCGGGGCAGGCGGGAAGACCGGCAGCAGCACAGTGGCCGAGGCGGCCTCACGAGGTCACCGCGTGACCCCCTTGAGAAGTGCGGACGCGGACATCACCGACCCGCAAGCGGTGGCACGTGCCGCATCAGGTCACGCTGTCGCGATCGCCGCCGTGGCGCCCGCCGGGGCTGACCCGGAAGACTTCTTCCGCGCCGCGGCACACGGCCTGGTGGCCGGGCTGCAGGAGGCGGGAGTCACCCGGCTGGTCTGGGTGAGCATCGCCTCGCTGCTGCCTGATGCCTCAGGGGTCCAGCCCGTCGACACCGACAGCTTTCCGGCGGAGTACCGACCGTTCTCGCTGGGGCACCGCACCGCGCTGCGGACGTTCAAGGCATCTGGTCTGCAGTGGACAGCGGTGAGCCCCGCGGGAGACTTCGCCCCGCACGGAGCGCCCGCCGTCGGATACGCCCTCACCGAGGTCGGCGACCTGACCAGTCGAATCACCCATGCTGACCATGCCCGGGCGCTCGTCGACGTGGCTGAGCAATCCCGCTTGCGCGGAGTGCATCTCGGTGTGTCCTCCCAGTCTCCCGGCGCGGCGGGATCCATCGCCGGCAGGGCGGACCGTCGGTGA
- a CDS encoding CGNR zinc finger domain-containing protein: MFDGHVVTLLNAAVSLVNRLTDGTRQGRPYTAPHGDQLPQAVHEALPLSSQRSMVEPDHAAHLAHTAQQMRSVFEAVDSGHIDRAAQLVNVLLLAAGARPQLDRVDGEPWQVHFHGSDDSLSVGWSAGCATALALAIGSNLAGRLGVCTAPHCDRVYVDASRNAVRHFCSTACRSRVKAAAFRARKVSQH, encoded by the coding sequence ATGTTCGATGGTCACGTGGTGACGCTGCTCAATGCGGCCGTCTCCCTCGTGAATAGGCTGACCGACGGCACCCGACAGGGCCGCCCGTACACCGCTCCGCACGGGGATCAACTCCCGCAAGCGGTCCACGAGGCACTGCCGCTCTCATCGCAGCGCTCCATGGTCGAGCCAGACCACGCCGCCCATCTCGCGCACACCGCCCAGCAGATGCGGTCGGTGTTCGAGGCCGTCGACAGTGGCCATATTGATCGGGCGGCCCAACTGGTGAACGTCCTACTGCTCGCCGCCGGCGCGCGCCCCCAGCTCGATCGCGTAGACGGCGAGCCCTGGCAAGTCCACTTCCACGGTTCCGACGACAGCCTCTCCGTGGGCTGGAGTGCCGGATGCGCCACCGCCCTCGCCCTGGCGATCGGCAGTAACCTCGCCGGACGCCTCGGAGTCTGCACAGCCCCGCACTGCGACCGCGTGTACGTGGACGCTTCCCGCAACGCGGTCCGCCACTTCTGCTCCACGGCCTGCCGAAGCCGCGTCAAGGCGGCGGCCTTCAGGGCGCGCAAAGTGTCCCAGCATTGA
- a CDS encoding DUF2637 domain-containing protein — protein MGDAAGPEDGAVRSGGFELDELIRHLCALVVAGVAAYASYVHQREFALQGGADAVSSALWPLSVDGLLLLATVGLLKPSQFRTCRARGAIWAAFPVGIAVSLAANIAAAPALERRPVLVEGRPPVPLLLSMELLAHRTSCESAPSWPCPHVQATSSPRGGRPPVPDVMRAGSPRIG, from the coding sequence ATGGGTGATGCGGCGGGACCCGAGGACGGAGCCGTTCGGAGCGGGGGCTTCGAACTCGACGAGTTGATTCGGCACTTGTGTGCCCTCGTGGTTGCCGGCGTCGCTGCGTACGCCTCGTATGTGCATCAGCGGGAGTTCGCTTTGCAGGGCGGGGCGGATGCGGTCAGTTCTGCGTTGTGGCCGCTGTCGGTGGATGGACTGCTGCTTCTTGCGACGGTGGGGCTGCTGAAGCCCTCTCAGTTCCGCACGTGCCGGGCCCGGGGCGCGATCTGGGCGGCGTTCCCTGTGGGGATTGCGGTGTCATTGGCGGCGAATATCGCGGCTGCGCCTGCGTTGGAGCGGAGGCCGGTGCTGGTGGAGGGCCGGCCCCCGGTCCCTCTGCTGCTCTCGATGGAACTCCTTGCGCACCGAACATCTTGCGAGTCAGCGCCATCATGGCCATGCCCTCACGTGCAAGCGACCTCATCACCGCGAGGAGGTCGCCCACCGGTACCGGATGTCATGCGGGCCGGGAGTCCCAGAATCGGTTGA
- a CDS encoding alpha/beta hydrolase, with translation MTVVFIHGVPETPSVWDDLRVRIDRPTTALRLPGFGSPRPAHLDGKEAYAGWLANELRALGEPVDLVGHDWGAHLVMRIVSAYDVPVRSWVSDVAHGWHPDYQWHEAATLFQKTPEGEELLASLRTQTPGSPSFGDFLRPRGMSAELAAEVDTAHDEEMSKAILTLYRSAWPNFYTDWGKDFDHPASAPGLVLIPTGDPMAQPAMDLDMATRTGAQTAELDNLTHYWMLQDPDRGAEVLNRFWDSRPA, from the coding sequence ATGACCGTTGTGTTCATCCATGGAGTACCGGAGACACCCTCCGTCTGGGACGACCTCCGGGTACGGATCGACCGCCCCACCACGGCCCTGCGGCTGCCCGGATTCGGCAGCCCTCGCCCGGCCCACCTGGACGGCAAGGAGGCGTACGCCGGCTGGCTGGCGAACGAGCTGCGCGCCCTCGGTGAGCCCGTCGATCTCGTGGGCCACGACTGGGGTGCGCATCTGGTGATGCGGATCGTCTCCGCCTACGACGTTCCGGTACGCAGCTGGGTGTCCGACGTCGCACACGGCTGGCACCCCGACTATCAGTGGCACGAGGCGGCCACCCTCTTCCAGAAGACCCCGGAGGGCGAGGAACTGCTCGCGTCGCTGCGCACCCAGACCCCCGGCAGCCCCAGCTTCGGCGACTTCCTCCGCCCCCGGGGGATGAGCGCCGAACTGGCGGCAGAGGTCGACACCGCCCACGACGAAGAGATGAGCAAAGCCATCCTGACGCTCTACCGCTCGGCCTGGCCCAACTTCTACACCGACTGGGGCAAGGACTTCGACCACCCCGCCTCCGCGCCGGGGCTCGTCCTGATCCCAACCGGCGATCCGATGGCGCAGCCCGCGATGGACCTGGATATGGCCACGCGAACCGGAGCACAGACAGCGGAACTGGACAACCTCACCCACTACTGGATGCTCCAGGATCCTGATCGGGGCGCGGAGGTACTCAACCGATTCTGGGACTCCCGGCCCGCATGA
- a CDS encoding TetR/AcrR family transcriptional regulator, whose translation MRSDAARNRQRIFDEARGAVIGGETALTLNELARRAGVGVGTVYRVFPTQRAMRESVLEEAVRELIDAATVADGYPDPAKALIDFLRTALLTALARPGLTDVLITGSDETDSLHRAKGELVEVTSHLLARIRPAPALTGENLLKLLCGLIHAVSEHPAERQGAAIDNYLDILRAGLAPTL comes from the coding sequence ATGAGGTCGGATGCCGCACGCAACAGGCAGAGGATCTTCGATGAGGCTCGCGGCGCCGTCATCGGCGGGGAGACTGCGCTCACCCTCAACGAGCTCGCGCGCAGGGCGGGCGTGGGGGTCGGGACGGTCTATCGGGTCTTCCCCACGCAGCGGGCCATGCGGGAGTCCGTCCTGGAAGAGGCGGTCCGAGAGCTCATCGATGCCGCGACCGTAGCCGACGGATATCCCGATCCCGCCAAGGCACTCATTGACTTCCTCCGCACGGCACTCCTGACCGCCCTGGCGCGACCGGGCCTCACCGACGTTCTGATCACCGGGTCCGACGAGACGGACTCTCTGCACCGGGCCAAGGGGGAGCTTGTCGAAGTCACCTCCCACCTGCTCGCACGCATCCGCCCTGCCCCTGCCCTCACCGGCGAAAACCTGCTCAAGCTCCTGTGCGGCCTGATCCACGCCGTCAGCGAGCACCCGGCCGAGCGGCAGGGGGCCGCGATCGACAACTACCTCGACATCCTCCGGGCCGGCCTCGCACCCACCCTCTGA
- a CDS encoding VOC family protein gives MPISLPPLLHVGIIVEDFDRAVADYEKRWGVNTEQITDLEFPTAKLHGEEVGSSARYGFIRTGSSEIELIQPLDGRSPYTEFLDLHGEGVHHLAYVVGSIDQHLESLRATGEGAPVTFEASIAGRTRFVYLDGLAHGPAIELIERIGEDA, from the coding sequence GTGCCCATCAGCCTTCCGCCTCTCCTTCACGTCGGCATCATCGTGGAAGACTTCGACCGTGCCGTCGCCGACTACGAGAAACGGTGGGGGGTCAACACAGAGCAGATAACGGATCTGGAATTTCCCACGGCCAAACTTCACGGGGAAGAGGTCGGCTCCTCTGCCCGCTACGGCTTCATCAGGACGGGATCTTCGGAGATCGAACTGATCCAGCCGCTCGATGGCCGCTCACCGTACACGGAGTTCCTCGACCTCCACGGCGAAGGCGTCCACCACCTCGCCTACGTGGTGGGAAGCATCGACCAGCACCTCGAATCGCTGCGAGCGACGGGAGAAGGGGCTCCGGTCACCTTCGAGGCATCGATCGCAGGCCGGACACGCTTCGTGTACTTGGACGGTCTGGCCCATGGGCCGGCCATCGAGCTGATCGAAAGGATCGGCGAAGACGCCTGA
- a CDS encoding CocE/NonD family hydrolase — MRKRPAATAAALLTACALTCGLIGAAVAAPDQETDGGRTGRTTVATATDSITHEENERVPEGARWTQHYFPSSDGSTTKLHADVLLPEKLPAGAKVPVILSAGAYFGHSGAMEVEEEHAGPSERFQDLLEGTDLFDKGYAFVMVDTRGFGGSTGCLDLGGPGDQADVKAAIDWSAKQPWSTGAVGMYGKSLDAYTGLLGNNVKHDALKAVVAQEPIWDLYQQLHSNGVPRPNSVQLPTSYNRIAGLPQLPDEDKRYRTNAAYEKKHPECLVLNSFGPSIGDPDDPYWKDRSPARKAKDTATPLLFTQGTAETNTLPVGMEEFLDNHRGPQRAWVGPWDHVRGNERTQDGKLAMGRANWFKETLSFFDEHLKGIDPKIQFPNYAVQDNLGNWRAEKSWPTANRSANLRLGNGSYVDSGAGSQPTPPEQESGRDAGSFLVWSGPLETATRVTGTPRVTMTAKGEGNVMVKLYDVDEDGNAVAFDERVSRLDRDRLDIGLKSTDWTLRAGHRLAVEIGSVRTGDWLDTPSKQKIRISNARLHLSLDNPAEDIATGGDRAPWLDTFMQINAAKLKPGPATFSVPQARARR; from the coding sequence ATGAGGAAACGACCAGCCGCCACCGCCGCAGCCCTGCTCACGGCCTGCGCTCTGACCTGCGGCCTCATAGGGGCCGCCGTCGCCGCGCCGGACCAGGAAACCGACGGCGGCCGAACCGGGAGGACGACCGTCGCCACTGCTACCGATTCGATCACGCACGAGGAGAACGAGCGGGTGCCGGAAGGGGCGCGCTGGACCCAGCACTACTTCCCCTCCTCGGACGGCTCCACGACCAAGCTGCACGCCGATGTTCTGCTTCCGGAGAAGCTCCCCGCGGGCGCGAAGGTGCCTGTCATCTTGTCGGCCGGCGCGTACTTCGGCCACTCGGGGGCGATGGAGGTCGAGGAGGAGCACGCCGGCCCCTCGGAGCGCTTTCAGGACCTCCTGGAGGGGACCGACCTGTTCGACAAGGGGTACGCCTTCGTCATGGTGGACACCCGTGGCTTCGGCGGCTCCACCGGATGTCTCGACCTCGGCGGGCCAGGAGACCAGGCCGACGTCAAGGCCGCGATCGACTGGAGCGCGAAACAGCCCTGGTCCACCGGAGCGGTGGGAATGTACGGAAAGTCCCTCGACGCCTACACCGGTCTCCTCGGCAACAACGTGAAACACGACGCGCTGAAAGCCGTCGTCGCCCAGGAGCCCATCTGGGATCTGTATCAGCAGCTCCATTCCAACGGCGTGCCGCGTCCGAACAGCGTCCAGCTGCCCACCAGCTACAACCGCATAGCGGGCCTGCCCCAGTTGCCGGACGAGGACAAGCGGTACCGGACCAATGCCGCGTACGAGAAGAAGCACCCCGAGTGCCTGGTGCTCAACTCCTTCGGCCCCTCCATCGGTGATCCGGACGACCCGTACTGGAAGGACCGCAGCCCGGCCAGGAAGGCGAAGGACACCGCCACTCCGCTTCTCTTCACTCAAGGCACCGCCGAGACCAACACCCTGCCCGTGGGGATGGAGGAGTTCCTCGACAATCACCGCGGCCCCCAACGGGCCTGGGTCGGCCCCTGGGACCACGTACGCGGCAATGAGCGCACGCAGGACGGGAAGCTCGCGATGGGCCGCGCGAACTGGTTCAAGGAGACACTGTCCTTCTTCGACGAACACCTCAAGGGCATCGACCCGAAGATCCAGTTCCCGAACTACGCCGTCCAGGACAACCTCGGCAACTGGCGCGCGGAGAAGTCCTGGCCCACAGCGAACCGCTCCGCGAACCTCCGTCTCGGCAATGGCTCGTACGTGGACAGCGGAGCGGGTTCGCAGCCGACACCCCCGGAACAGGAATCCGGTCGTGACGCTGGGAGCTTCCTCGTCTGGTCCGGACCTCTTGAGACGGCCACCCGGGTCACCGGCACGCCCCGGGTCACCATGACGGCCAAGGGTGAGGGCAACGTGATGGTCAAGCTGTATGACGTGGACGAGGACGGCAACGCTGTCGCATTCGACGAGCGAGTCTCCCGGCTGGACCGGGACCGGCTGGACATCGGCCTGAAGTCGACCGACTGGACCCTGCGGGCCGGCCACCGCCTCGCCGTGGAGATCGGCTCGGTGCGCACCGGCGATTGGCTCGACACCCCCTCCAAGCAAAAGATCCGGATCAGTAACGCCCGTCTCCATCTGTCCCTGGACAACCCGGCTGAAGACATCGCCACCGGTGGCGACCGAGCGCCGTGGCTCGACACCTTCATGCAGATCAACGCGGCGAAACTGAAGCCCGGCCCAGCCACGTTCTCGGTGCCCCAGGCCCGTGCGCGGCGCTGA
- a CDS encoding TetR/AcrR family transcriptional regulator, whose product MADDVVSTERSRGGMSEQRRRRVRLEISREAARLFWAQGVDGTSGDQIAEAVGLSTRTIWRHFRSKESCAEPIVAQSVEWELATLRSWPLHRSLEEHFATEAKRLVSEISPSEQADAGLGVKMIRLAETEPALRTAWLMACDQVEHELAAVIATRLGLKLDDLQVRLHAAAAAAALRVINEYVGAGLLDGTDPRKLGDESFAFIADAVRTATGGAVGDPVQVDEAPAAPDEGAADRQE is encoded by the coding sequence ATGGCCGACGACGTGGTATCGACCGAACGCAGCCGTGGCGGGATGAGTGAGCAGCGCCGCCGTCGTGTGCGTCTGGAGATCTCGCGGGAGGCGGCACGCCTGTTCTGGGCGCAGGGCGTCGACGGCACGAGCGGTGACCAGATCGCCGAGGCGGTGGGCCTGTCGACCCGCACCATCTGGCGTCACTTCCGTAGCAAGGAGAGCTGCGCGGAGCCGATCGTTGCGCAGAGCGTGGAGTGGGAACTGGCCACTCTGCGCAGTTGGCCGCTGCACCGCTCTTTGGAGGAGCACTTCGCCACGGAGGCGAAACGGTTGGTCAGCGAGATCAGCCCTTCGGAGCAGGCCGATGCCGGGCTGGGCGTCAAGATGATTCGATTGGCCGAGACCGAACCGGCCCTGCGCACGGCCTGGCTGATGGCCTGCGACCAGGTGGAACACGAACTGGCCGCGGTCATCGCGACTCGCCTCGGACTCAAGCTCGACGACCTACAGGTACGTCTGCACGCCGCGGCCGCCGCGGCCGCCCTGCGAGTCATCAACGAGTACGTCGGAGCCGGCCTTCTGGACGGCACCGATCCGCGGAAGCTCGGTGACGAGAGTTTCGCCTTCATTGCGGACGCTGTCCGCACGGCCACCGGGGGCGCCGTGGGCGACCCGGTCCAGGTCGACGAGGCGCCCGCCGCGCCGGACGAGGGCGCCGCCGATCGACAGGAGTAA
- a CDS encoding FAD-binding oxidoreductase: MQSHAHADAPYAVSTALLAELRSTIPPGRVLTNGPEYAKAVALFNAAVDVRPAVVVRCATTADVQAAIRASRNHGVPISVRGGGHDFWGRAFRPGGLVLDLTDMREVQVDIGRRFATVGGGALSSDVVSAAERAGLTAVTGTAGAVGMVGLTLGGGYGPLIGQFGLAADNLLGAEVVLADGSRVHTDADHHPDLFWALRGGGGNFGVVTSARIRLHPVPTVVSGTILYPIVQSADVLADLGGILQDCPDELTVDVGFLPGPDGKPTVYVAPTWSGDIEVGNAENGPVRALARLGTPVLAEIGPVARSAALAATDTMFPPGRMGAIRTRTVQSISGSIATVLDRAAQEFTSPFSAIVWHQFHGAAARLPLGSTAFGRREPHLMVELISLWEGESKGNAGAGDGRSPHLRWLEALHTALEPFSLPGGYVNFLGPETPDQVAESYGPNTERLLAVKSAVDPDSVFAATPLPSGSADAGSRPVSGVKPEHPGVPAVPPENGIGSSDIGHVGLGLSPRGPSDG; encoded by the coding sequence ATGCAGTCCCATGCCCATGCAGATGCCCCCTACGCAGTCAGCACTGCCTTGCTGGCTGAGCTGCGGTCCACAATCCCTCCGGGCCGTGTGCTCACCAACGGGCCGGAGTACGCAAAAGCAGTGGCGTTGTTCAACGCAGCGGTCGATGTCCGTCCTGCTGTCGTCGTGCGGTGCGCGACCACCGCTGACGTGCAGGCCGCGATACGCGCGTCTCGCAACCATGGGGTGCCGATCTCGGTACGCGGCGGGGGGCATGACTTCTGGGGGCGGGCGTTCCGTCCCGGCGGACTGGTTCTCGATCTGACTGACATGCGGGAGGTTCAGGTCGACATCGGCCGCCGTTTCGCGACGGTAGGTGGCGGGGCGCTCTCGTCCGACGTCGTATCCGCTGCCGAGCGGGCGGGGCTGACAGCGGTCACCGGAACGGCGGGCGCAGTCGGCATGGTCGGCCTCACGCTCGGCGGCGGATACGGCCCCCTGATCGGGCAGTTCGGGCTCGCGGCCGACAACCTGCTCGGTGCCGAAGTCGTCCTGGCCGACGGTTCACGAGTGCACACCGACGCCGACCATCATCCGGACCTCTTCTGGGCGTTGCGGGGCGGCGGCGGCAACTTCGGTGTCGTGACCTCGGCGCGGATCCGTCTGCACCCCGTGCCGACAGTCGTGTCGGGCACCATCTTGTACCCGATCGTCCAGAGCGCCGACGTTCTCGCCGACCTCGGTGGGATCCTTCAGGACTGTCCGGATGAGCTGACGGTGGACGTGGGGTTCCTTCCCGGCCCGGACGGGAAGCCGACGGTGTACGTCGCGCCGACCTGGTCGGGGGACATCGAGGTGGGGAACGCCGAGAACGGGCCGGTGCGTGCCCTGGCCAGACTCGGTACACCCGTGCTGGCCGAGATTGGACCGGTCGCCCGTTCCGCGGCGTTGGCCGCGACGGACACCATGTTCCCACCCGGGCGGATGGGCGCGATTCGCACGCGCACCGTCCAGAGCATCTCCGGCTCCATCGCGACCGTCCTGGACCGGGCTGCCCAGGAGTTCACCTCACCGTTCTCAGCGATCGTGTGGCATCAGTTCCATGGTGCCGCCGCCCGTCTGCCCCTCGGCTCGACGGCTTTCGGCCGACGCGAACCGCACCTGATGGTCGAGCTGATCTCATTGTGGGAGGGCGAAAGCAAGGGCAACGCAGGAGCCGGCGATGGTAGGTCCCCGCACCTGCGCTGGCTGGAAGCGTTGCACACGGCGCTTGAGCCGTTCTCGTTGCCGGGTGGCTACGTGAACTTCCTGGGGCCGGAGACTCCCGACCAGGTCGCGGAGTCCTACGGGCCGAACACCGAGCGTTTGCTCGCCGTGAAGTCTGCGGTCGACCCGGACTCCGTCTTCGCCGCCACGCCGCTCCCCAGCGGGAGTGCCGACGCCGGTTCCAGGCCCGTGTCAGGCGTGAAACCGGAGCATCCGGGGGTGCCGGCGGTCCCGCCGGAGAACGGCATCGGGTCGTCGGACATTGGCCACGTTGGCCTCGGGCTTTCACCAAGGGGGCCGTCCGACGGGTGA